In one window of Sinorhizobium chiapasense DNA:
- a CDS encoding ABC transporter permease yields the protein MRSASLQIHLALKLATALLAVAGSVVLLMALTRLIPGDPATVILGSRATPEAVAALNARIGLDKPLIDQVFAFFGRLASGDLGEDVFNGRPVFSLVAGALPNTAALAVSAMLCAIAFGVPLALLSARWPGGKADRLVAFLSVGFISTPSFVVSVFLLMVFSVTLRWFPVLGAGESGDLGDQVWHLVLPTVALAAGWIGYIARLLRSSLLEVLSESHIRTLRAYGVSETKILMKYALKPAVLPTVAVLGMGFGELLGGAVFAEVIFNRPGLGSLIYDAIRTRNYPVVQGGVFVIVLLYVLTNLIADLSQSLIDPRERARLASGRRQ from the coding sequence ATGAGGAGCGCATCCCTCCAGATTCACCTCGCTTTGAAGCTGGCGACGGCGTTGCTCGCCGTTGCCGGTTCCGTCGTGCTTCTCATGGCGCTGACGCGGCTGATCCCTGGCGATCCCGCGACTGTGATCCTCGGATCGCGCGCAACCCCGGAAGCCGTCGCCGCGCTCAATGCCCGCATCGGTCTCGACAAGCCGCTGATCGACCAGGTCTTTGCTTTTTTCGGCAGGCTGGCTTCCGGCGATCTCGGCGAGGATGTCTTCAATGGCCGTCCGGTCTTCAGCCTGGTTGCGGGCGCCCTGCCGAACACGGCCGCCCTTGCGGTCTCCGCCATGCTCTGCGCGATCGCCTTCGGCGTGCCGCTTGCACTCCTCTCGGCCCGCTGGCCAGGTGGGAAGGCGGACCGGCTGGTTGCCTTCCTCAGCGTCGGCTTTATTTCCACGCCGAGTTTCGTCGTCTCGGTCTTTCTGCTGATGGTGTTTTCCGTGACGCTGCGCTGGTTTCCGGTGCTTGGCGCCGGCGAAAGCGGCGATCTCGGCGACCAGGTCTGGCATCTCGTATTGCCGACCGTCGCGCTTGCCGCCGGCTGGATAGGCTATATCGCCCGCCTCCTGCGCTCCTCGCTGCTCGAGGTCCTGAGCGAAAGCCATATCCGGACGCTGCGCGCCTACGGCGTCAGCGAAACGAAGATCCTGATGAAATATGCGCTGAAGCCGGCTGTCCTGCCGACCGTCGCGGTGCTCGGCATGGGCTTCGGTGAACTCCTCGGCGGCGCAGTCTTCGCCGAGGTGATCTTCAACCGGCCGGGGCTCGGCTCGCTGATCTATGACGCCATCCGCACACGCAACTACCCCGTCGTTCAGGGCGGTGTCTTCGTCATCGTGCTGCTCTACGTGCTGACCAATCTTATCGCCGACCTCTCCCAGAGCCTGATCGACCCGCGCGAGCGCGCCCGCCTCGCCTCCGGACGGAGGCAATAG
- the ssuC gene encoding aliphatic sulfonate ABC transporter permease SsuC: MAETSVAGFAAGEIRRPNLKGLRSALAPWALPIVLLIVWEIAARTGLVTARLMPAPTTIAAAFWRVLLDGSLLYHTLASTQRAFIGLAIGGGLGFIAGVLNGLWKPAETLFDSTLQMVRNVPHLALIPLVILWFGIDETAKIFLVAIGVFFPIYINTFHGVRTIDPQLVEMASVYGLDRKALIQRIILPGALPSILVGLRYALGFMWLTLIVAETISATNGIGYMTMNAREFLQTDVVLLGIIVYALLGKIADVVTRAIERRVLVWHPAYQSKEEAHR; encoded by the coding sequence ATGGCGGAAACGTCGGTAGCCGGTTTCGCTGCCGGCGAAATTCGTAGACCCAATCTCAAGGGCCTGAGGAGCGCGTTGGCGCCTTGGGCTCTTCCCATTGTCCTGCTGATCGTCTGGGAAATCGCCGCGCGAACGGGTCTTGTCACCGCGCGACTGATGCCGGCGCCGACCACGATAGCCGCCGCCTTCTGGCGCGTGCTGCTTGACGGCTCGCTCCTCTATCACACGCTTGCTTCCACCCAGCGCGCTTTCATTGGCCTTGCGATCGGCGGCGGTCTCGGCTTCATCGCGGGCGTGTTGAACGGCCTCTGGAAGCCCGCGGAAACATTGTTTGACAGTACCCTGCAGATGGTGCGCAATGTTCCGCATCTGGCATTGATCCCGCTCGTCATCCTCTGGTTCGGCATCGACGAGACGGCGAAGATCTTCCTCGTGGCAATCGGCGTGTTCTTCCCGATCTACATCAACACCTTCCACGGTGTGCGCACGATCGACCCCCAATTGGTCGAGATGGCGTCGGTCTATGGCCTTGATCGCAAGGCGCTCATCCAGCGCATCATCTTGCCCGGCGCGTTGCCCTCGATCCTTGTCGGCCTGCGCTACGCGCTCGGTTTTATGTGGCTCACGCTCATCGTCGCCGAAACGATCTCGGCGACGAACGGCATCGGCTACATGACCATGAATGCGCGAGAGTTTCTGCAGACTGACGTCGTGTTGCTCGGCATCATCGTCTACGCCCTGCTCGGCAAGATCGCAGACGTAGTGACCCGGGCGATCGAGAGGCGTGTGCTCGTCTGGCATCCCGCTTACCAGTCGAAGGAAGAGGCCCATCGATGA
- a CDS encoding ABC transporter substrate-binding protein: protein MTFNPTRRQVLIDGASIATVVALGGVHTAFAAADRTKITVRVEKDLSNLDPANRSGPVDLNVIWSVQQGLISFKPGSTEWELDAAEELEQVSDTEIRFKLRSGLAFTGGYGDLTAEDVKFSFERFIKPDAEGKSVTYAKDWSALDHVEVTGPLEGRIVLKNPAPALYTIALADGSGRIVSKKAFEALGKDIATNLIGSGPYVLKEWTPREQFVLEINPDYKGPIKPHFQQIVGKPIGEQKTAEIAFQSGEIDFTAIDPENGKSLAALPDASVTEIPAIDYVWFGPNIEKAPFDDIRVRQAIRYAVDIDAILQGAYSGIYPRANSLLAPSLLGYWKDAPVYTRDLEKAQALLAEAGHSGGFKTKLTIEAGARYEAIAQIIQANLAEVGIEVEIEALESAAYWALGENDASKDLELSLIKYNGKFDPGFQTQWFTSAQVGQWNWQRWKNADFDALHEKGGVTVNPAEREKIYIDAQKLLDESAAFIWITHNLNAFASRKWLKPGVLPNGNNWLYTAFTEATA from the coding sequence ATGACATTCAACCCAACGCGTCGACAGGTGCTGATTGACGGTGCTTCCATCGCGACCGTCGTCGCCCTCGGCGGTGTTCACACCGCCTTTGCCGCCGCCGACCGTACCAAGATCACGGTGCGCGTCGAAAAGGATCTTTCCAACCTCGATCCGGCAAATCGCTCTGGCCCGGTCGACCTCAACGTCATCTGGTCGGTGCAGCAGGGCCTGATCTCCTTCAAGCCGGGCTCGACCGAATGGGAGCTCGACGCAGCCGAGGAATTGGAGCAGGTGAGCGACACCGAAATCCGCTTCAAGCTGCGCAGCGGCCTCGCCTTTACCGGTGGCTATGGCGACCTGACGGCCGAGGACGTGAAATTCTCGTTTGAACGTTTCATCAAGCCGGACGCCGAAGGCAAATCCGTGACCTATGCCAAGGACTGGAGCGCGCTCGACCACGTCGAAGTGACCGGCCCACTCGAAGGCCGCATCGTCCTGAAGAACCCGGCGCCGGCGCTCTACACCATCGCGCTCGCCGACGGTTCCGGCCGCATCGTCTCTAAGAAGGCCTTCGAGGCGCTCGGCAAGGACATCGCGACCAACCTCATCGGCAGCGGTCCCTATGTGCTCAAGGAATGGACGCCGCGCGAGCAGTTCGTTCTCGAAATCAACCCGGACTACAAGGGGCCGATCAAGCCGCACTTCCAACAAATCGTCGGCAAGCCGATCGGTGAACAGAAGACCGCCGAGATCGCCTTTCAGTCCGGCGAGATCGATTTTACCGCCATCGACCCGGAAAACGGCAAATCGCTCGCCGCTCTGCCGGATGCGAGTGTCACGGAAATTCCAGCCATCGATTATGTCTGGTTCGGCCCGAATATCGAGAAGGCGCCTTTCGACGACATCCGCGTGCGCCAGGCGATCCGCTATGCCGTCGACATCGACGCGATCCTCCAGGGCGCTTATTCCGGCATCTATCCGCGCGCCAATTCGTTGCTCGCTCCGAGCCTGCTCGGCTACTGGAAGGACGCGCCGGTCTACACACGCGACCTGGAAAAGGCTCAGGCCCTGCTCGCTGAAGCCGGCCACTCCGGCGGCTTCAAGACGAAACTCACGATCGAAGCCGGTGCGCGCTACGAAGCGATCGCCCAGATCATCCAGGCCAACCTCGCCGAAGTCGGCATCGAGGTCGAGATCGAGGCGCTTGAATCGGCAGCCTATTGGGCTCTCGGTGAAAATGACGCCAGCAAGGACCTCGAACTGTCGCTTATCAAATACAACGGCAAGTTCGACCCCGGCTTCCAGACGCAGTGGTTCACCTCGGCTCAGGTCGGCCAGTGGAACTGGCAGCGCTGGAAGAATGCCGATTTCGACGCCCTGCACGAAAAGGGCGGTGTGACGGTTAATCCGGCCGAGCGCGAGAAGATCTACATCGACGCGCAGAAGCTGCTCGATGAATCGGCGGCCTTCATCTGGATCACGCACAACCTCAACGCTTTTGCCTCGCGCAAGTGGCTGAAACCCGGTGTCCTGCCGAATGGCAACAACTGGCTCTACACGGCCTTCACGGAAGCGACGGCCTGA
- a CDS encoding sulfonate ABC transporter substrate-binding protein produces the protein MKITRRQFSATVAASLALPLLKVGPTAASDKVVRIGYQKYGTLVLLKGKGLLEQKLEKIGYTVTWTEFPAGPQLLEALNVGAVDFGTTGETPPIFAQAAGAPLIYVAHEPPAPRGEAILVPKDSPIKSVADLKGKSVALNKGSNVHFLLVKALEEAGLQYSDIKTTFLPPADARAAFERGAVDAWVIWDPFQAAAEVAIEARELRNGEGIVPNHQFYLGAKTFVDNHAQAVDVVIEAVAEIDQWAKANTAAAAAELAPSVGIPEDVLAIALERQSYGVKAIDNGVVTQQQAIADSFFDLGLIPNKISIADVVRKGGA, from the coding sequence ATGAAGATTACTAGACGCCAGTTCTCGGCTACAGTTGCAGCATCGTTGGCGCTGCCACTTCTGAAGGTCGGTCCGACCGCCGCCTCTGACAAGGTGGTCCGCATCGGCTATCAGAAATACGGCACGCTCGTGCTTCTCAAGGGCAAGGGTCTTCTCGAGCAGAAGCTAGAGAAGATCGGCTATACGGTGACCTGGACGGAGTTCCCTGCCGGTCCGCAGCTGCTCGAGGCGCTGAACGTCGGGGCGGTAGATTTCGGCACCACTGGCGAAACCCCTCCGATCTTTGCGCAGGCCGCCGGCGCGCCGCTCATCTACGTCGCGCATGAGCCGCCGGCCCCGCGGGGTGAAGCCATCCTCGTGCCGAAGGACAGCCCAATCAAGTCCGTCGCCGACCTGAAGGGCAAGAGCGTCGCGCTCAACAAGGGCTCGAACGTCCACTTTCTGCTCGTGAAAGCACTCGAAGAGGCGGGTCTCCAGTACAGCGACATCAAGACCACCTTCCTGCCACCGGCCGATGCGCGTGCCGCCTTCGAGCGTGGTGCCGTTGATGCCTGGGTCATCTGGGACCCCTTCCAGGCGGCCGCGGAAGTGGCGATCGAAGCTCGTGAGCTGCGCAATGGAGAGGGCATTGTTCCGAACCACCAGTTCTATCTCGGTGCCAAGACGTTCGTGGACAATCATGCACAAGCCGTCGATGTCGTGATCGAAGCGGTTGCGGAAATCGACCAGTGGGCGAAGGCGAACACCGCGGCGGCGGCAGCTGAACTCGCGCCTTCCGTCGGGATTCCGGAAGACGTGCTTGCCATCGCGCTGGAGCGCCAGTCCTATGGCGTCAAGGCCATCGACAATGGCGTCGTCACGCAGCAGCAGGCGATCGCTGACAGCTTCTTCGATCTCGGCCTCATCCCGAACAAGATCTCGATTGCGGACGTCGTGCGCAAAGGCGGTGCCTGA
- a CDS encoding oligopeptide/dipeptide ABC transporter ATP-binding protein: MTAPFLSLKDAIVRYDRLTAVDGVSLELRRGETLGLVGESGCGKSTIARAIVGLQPLTAGTISIEGETLQDVSSQRRVNLQRRIQLLFQDPAASLSPRLRVQSLLAEPLKIRRAFVPENWARIMAVAESIGLGEQLLPRYPHQLSGGQARRVALVRALAAEPSIIVADEPTAGLDISVQGELLNLLRALRDRLGLSYLLISHNLNVVGRVTDRVAVMYLGQIVESGPTATLFREPAHPYTQALLSVNLTLDANRRRERIVLSGELPSPSNPPAGCRFHKRCPLAQPKCASEAPTLQAGAGGRSVACHFPLAAKPAVMPQPIAG, translated from the coding sequence ATGACCGCCCCCTTTTTGTCCCTGAAGGATGCGATCGTCCGCTATGACCGGCTCACCGCGGTCGACGGCGTCTCCCTGGAATTGCGGCGAGGCGAAACGCTGGGTCTCGTCGGTGAAAGCGGCTGCGGCAAGTCCACCATCGCCCGGGCGATCGTCGGGCTGCAGCCGCTGACGGCCGGCACAATTTCGATCGAAGGTGAGACGCTGCAGGATGTTTCCAGCCAACGCCGCGTGAATCTGCAGCGTCGTATCCAGCTCTTGTTTCAGGATCCTGCCGCCTCGCTTTCGCCGCGGTTGAGGGTGCAGTCGCTCCTGGCCGAACCCTTGAAGATCCGCCGGGCCTTTGTGCCCGAGAACTGGGCACGAATCATGGCGGTCGCGGAGAGCATCGGGCTCGGCGAGCAGCTTCTCCCGCGCTACCCACACCAGCTCAGCGGCGGGCAGGCACGGCGCGTGGCGCTCGTGCGGGCGCTTGCGGCCGAGCCTTCCATCATCGTTGCCGACGAGCCAACGGCCGGCCTCGACATTTCCGTGCAGGGCGAGCTTTTGAACCTCCTGCGTGCGCTGAGAGACCGCCTGGGCCTCAGCTACCTGCTCATTTCCCATAACCTCAATGTGGTCGGCCGCGTCACGGACCGCGTCGCAGTCATGTACCTCGGCCAGATCGTCGAGAGCGGACCGACGGCCACGCTGTTTCGCGAGCCGGCGCATCCCTATACGCAGGCGCTGCTTTCCGTCAATCTCACGCTTGATGCCAATCGCCGGCGCGAGCGCATCGTGCTTTCCGGCGAACTGCCGAGCCCGAGCAATCCGCCCGCCGGATGCCGGTTCCACAAGCGCTGTCCGCTGGCCCAGCCGAAATGTGCAAGCGAGGCCCCTACCCTTCAAGCCGGAGCCGGCGGGCGCAGCGTCGCATGCCACTTCCCACTGGCAGCAAAGCCCGCCGTCATGCCTCAGCCGATTGCAGGGTAA
- a CDS encoding fatty acid desaturase, whose amino-acid sequence MSNRPSADALPPQSALSATARVEWQTVALVIVIYGSFFAVTWFWQSLPLLVVIALGGWLIAWHGSLQHEVIHGHPTRSRLINDAIGWPPLSLWLPYAIYREGHLTHHRDEHLTDPIEDPESSYFTQAAWEHMGRLGRRLAAWNATLLGRLTLGPLIMILSFLAQEIALVAKGDRHRAALWARHALGVAAVLFWVVWVSKMPLWLYLFGFVYIGAALTRLRSYAEHRYADCHDERTAVVENSPLLGLLFLYNNLHVLHHKRPGVPWYHVPFLYRRHRDFLVAANGGLVYDGYWDIARRFLLQPHDDPRHPLHREPLDLD is encoded by the coding sequence ATGTCCAACCGCCCATCGGCCGACGCTCTTCCTCCACAATCCGCTCTCTCTGCTACCGCCCGCGTCGAATGGCAAACCGTGGCGCTTGTGATCGTCATCTACGGCAGCTTTTTCGCCGTCACCTGGTTCTGGCAATCGCTGCCGCTCCTGGTCGTGATCGCTCTCGGCGGCTGGCTGATCGCCTGGCACGGGTCGCTCCAGCACGAGGTCATTCATGGCCATCCCACCCGCAGCCGCCTCATCAACGACGCGATCGGCTGGCCGCCTTTGTCTCTCTGGTTGCCCTATGCGATCTATCGGGAAGGCCATCTGACGCATCACCGGGACGAGCATCTGACCGACCCGATCGAAGACCCGGAATCATCCTATTTCACGCAGGCTGCATGGGAGCACATGGGACGCCTCGGCCGGCGCTTGGCGGCTTGGAACGCCACTCTTCTTGGAAGGTTGACGCTCGGACCTCTCATCATGATCCTTAGCTTCCTGGCGCAGGAGATCGCCTTGGTCGCCAAGGGCGACCGACATCGGGCTGCGCTCTGGGCGAGACATGCCCTCGGCGTGGCTGCCGTCCTCTTCTGGGTGGTGTGGGTCTCCAAGATGCCGCTCTGGCTCTATCTCTTCGGCTTCGTCTATATCGGTGCGGCGCTCACCAGACTGCGCTCCTATGCCGAGCACCGGTATGCTGACTGCCACGACGAGCGTACCGCGGTTGTTGAAAACAGTCCGCTCCTCGGGCTGCTGTTTCTCTACAACAACCTGCACGTCCTGCACCACAAGCGGCCTGGAGTGCCATGGTACCATGTCCCGTTTCTTTACCGGCGTCACAGGGACTTTCTCGTCGCCGCCAACGGCGGCCTTGTCTATGACGGTTATTGGGATATAGCGCGGCGTTTCCTGCTGCAGCCACACGACGACCCCCGCCATCCCTTGCACAGAGAGCCTCTTGATCTTGATTGA
- a CDS encoding ABC transporter ATP-binding protein, translating into MTEALLTIENLNVSYRGSGRVAHILDGVDIMIGRGQSVGLVGESGSGKSTVAFALLSLLADNAEVSARRAAFDGRETNFGARETAALRGTDIAMIFQDPMTALNPLFTIGTQLVDIQRQRFPNENRRALWARAESVLADIGVPDAAGRMHRYPHEFSGGMRQRVVIAMALLVEPKLLIADEPTTALDATIEAQVVEVLHRLRQRTSASMLIVSHSMGLIAELCDSVVVMYAGTVVESGPVGAVLHRPRHPYTRALLACEIDPYAALDPTQDLATIPGSVPDPARRPPGCIFASRCPARHDRCSDRPPRRQARDGQAYSCWLEAA; encoded by the coding sequence GTGACCGAAGCCCTCCTCACCATCGAAAACCTGAATGTGTCCTACCGGGGCAGCGGGCGCGTGGCCCATATCCTCGATGGCGTCGATATCATGATCGGCCGCGGGCAGTCCGTTGGCCTTGTCGGCGAAAGCGGCAGCGGCAAGTCGACGGTGGCCTTCGCCCTGCTCAGCCTGCTTGCCGACAATGCCGAGGTTTCGGCACGTCGCGCAGCCTTCGACGGACGCGAAACGAACTTTGGCGCGAGAGAAACTGCCGCGCTGCGCGGCACCGATATCGCGATGATTTTCCAGGATCCGATGACTGCGCTCAACCCGCTGTTCACCATCGGTACGCAGCTCGTCGATATCCAGCGGCAGCGTTTCCCGAATGAAAACCGGCGCGCGCTCTGGGCGCGAGCAGAATCCGTGCTCGCTGATATCGGCGTGCCGGATGCGGCGGGGCGCATGCACCGCTATCCGCACGAATTTTCCGGCGGCATGCGCCAGCGCGTGGTGATTGCCATGGCGCTTTTGGTCGAGCCGAAGCTTCTGATCGCCGACGAGCCGACGACGGCACTCGACGCCACGATCGAGGCGCAGGTGGTCGAGGTGCTGCACCGGCTGCGGCAGCGGACTTCCGCCTCGATGCTGATCGTCAGTCACAGCATGGGGCTGATTGCCGAGCTCTGCGACAGTGTCGTCGTGATGTATGCGGGAACCGTGGTGGAAAGCGGACCGGTGGGCGCAGTGCTGCATCGCCCGCGCCATCCCTATACCCGCGCGCTTCTCGCTTGCGAGATCGACCCTTATGCCGCCCTCGACCCGACACAGGATCTTGCGACCATCCCCGGCAGCGTTCCCGATCCCGCCCGTCGTCCCCCGGGCTGTATCTTCGCCAGCCGCTGTCCCGCCCGCCATGACCGTTGCAGCGACAGGCCGCCGCGCCGGCAGGCGCGCGATGGCCAGGCCTATTCCTGCTGGCTGGAGGCTGCGTGA
- a CDS encoding phosphate/phosphite/phosphonate ABC transporter substrate-binding protein → MSFASLAMYVSPPPIEKATQLFWEALGKRIRALGLEAPAALNDGIRYDEAWLRPDLLFGQTCGYPYVQRLRGKVQLVATPVYGLPGCDGPLKCSFIIVNAQSSVTSIEDLRGARAAINEPGSNSGYNLFRAFVAPHAVDGRFFSSVQETGGHRASIDAVSSGAADVAAIDCVTFGNTLRFDPDRVAGVRILAETAKGPGLPFITAASTPAKDLVILRRALAETIADPELAKICGTLSLRGISLLGDTDYEMLAELDRDAVRHGYPAIG, encoded by the coding sequence ATGTCTTTCGCCAGCCTTGCCATGTATGTCAGCCCGCCGCCAATTGAGAAGGCGACGCAGCTGTTCTGGGAGGCGCTGGGCAAGCGGATTCGTGCATTGGGGCTCGAGGCGCCGGCGGCGTTGAACGACGGTATCCGCTATGACGAGGCGTGGCTGCGCCCTGACCTTCTGTTTGGTCAAACCTGCGGCTATCCCTATGTCCAGCGCCTGCGCGGCAAGGTGCAGCTGGTGGCGACGCCCGTCTACGGGCTGCCGGGCTGCGACGGGCCGCTCAAATGCAGCTTCATCATCGTCAATGCTCAGTCGTCTGTGACCTCGATCGAGGATTTGCGGGGCGCACGCGCCGCGATCAACGAGCCCGGCAGCAATTCCGGATATAATCTGTTTCGCGCCTTCGTGGCGCCGCATGCGGTCGATGGACGGTTCTTCTCGTCGGTCCAAGAGACCGGTGGTCACCGAGCGAGCATCGACGCGGTGTCGAGCGGGGCGGCTGATGTCGCCGCGATCGACTGCGTTACCTTCGGCAACACCCTGCGCTTCGACCCCGATCGCGTCGCCGGCGTTCGCATCCTGGCGGAAACGGCAAAGGGTCCTGGCCTGCCCTTCATCACCGCCGCCTCGACCCCGGCGAAGGACTTGGTGATCCTGCGCCGCGCGCTTGCGGAAACCATTGCCGATCCCGAGCTTGCCAAGATCTGCGGCACACTCTCGCTGCGCGGCATCAGCCTGCTCGGCGATACCGACTACGAGATGCTGGCGGAGCTTGATCGCGATGCCGTGCGTCATGGTTACCCTGCAATCGGCTGA
- a CDS encoding ABC transporter permease: MAALLDLSRRPGGSFALFAVTLLCLVAIAAPLIAPYDPNAIAPGNRLMDPSLQHLLGTDHLGRDILSRLIYGARVALGISLSVIAISLSAGVALGVAAALSPRAVDLLIVGIFDIVTSFPSIILALALVAVFGPGLGNVVLLVSIVFIPHFGRVARAQTIAIRNSPFIEAEKVLGAGTWRVILHHVTPNIIGPIFVLACMDIPVVITIEAGLSFLGLGVRPPLASWGNLLNDGYTYLDQSIWLATFSGMALILATLGFALLGEALRDTLDPKLRQTL, translated from the coding sequence ATGGCTGCGCTTCTAGATCTCTCCCGTCGCCCCGGCGGCAGCTTTGCGCTTTTTGCGGTGACGCTTCTCTGTCTGGTCGCGATCGCCGCGCCGCTGATCGCGCCCTATGACCCGAATGCGATCGCGCCGGGCAACCGGCTCATGGATCCGTCGCTTCAGCATCTGCTCGGAACCGACCATCTCGGCCGCGATATCCTGAGCCGCCTGATCTATGGCGCACGGGTGGCGCTCGGCATCTCGCTCTCGGTCATCGCCATTTCCCTGAGCGCCGGCGTCGCCCTCGGCGTTGCGGCGGCTCTTTCCCCGCGGGCCGTCGATCTCCTCATTGTCGGCATCTTCGACATCGTCACCTCGTTTCCGAGCATCATCCTGGCTCTCGCGCTGGTCGCGGTCTTCGGTCCCGGCCTCGGCAATGTCGTGCTGCTCGTCAGCATCGTCTTTATTCCCCATTTCGGCCGCGTCGCCCGCGCCCAGACGATCGCCATTCGCAACAGCCCCTTCATCGAGGCCGAAAAGGTGCTCGGCGCCGGGACCTGGCGGGTGATCCTGCATCATGTGACGCCCAACATCATCGGACCGATCTTCGTTCTGGCCTGCATGGATATCCCCGTCGTCATCACCATCGAGGCGGGCCTGAGCTTTCTCGGCCTTGGTGTGCGCCCGCCGCTCGCAAGCTGGGGCAACCTGCTCAACGATGGCTATACCTATCTAGACCAGTCGATCTGGCTTGCCACCTTTTCCGGTATGGCGCTGATCCTTGCCACGCTCGGCTTTGCGCTTCTGGGCGAGGCCCTGCGCGACACGCTCGACCCGAAGCTGAGACAGACCCTGTGA
- a CDS encoding ABC transporter ATP-binding protein translates to MSAVEFALPPDEVATAGGLPISLSRIEKSFGTLNVLRNFNLEVPAGQFLAVVGRSGGGKSTLMRLIAGLDTASSGRVTIGGRNVERLNPFVRLLFQEARLVPWQRVIENVGIARGPNWQETARRTLVDVGLEGRENDWPTVLSGGQRQRVALARALVSEPQILLLDEPFGALDALTRIEMHRLLEQIWGDRRFTTVLITHDVAEAVALADRVVVLREGAIALDTDIDLDRPRRELADPLAVDLQRRILEAV, encoded by the coding sequence ATGAGTGCCGTAGAATTTGCCCTTCCACCGGACGAGGTGGCCACCGCCGGCGGCCTGCCGATCTCGCTCTCACGGATTGAAAAGTCGTTCGGCACACTTAACGTTCTTCGCAATTTCAATCTCGAGGTCCCGGCCGGCCAGTTTCTGGCCGTCGTGGGCAGGTCCGGCGGCGGCAAGTCGACGCTTATGCGACTGATCGCCGGGCTCGACACGGCAAGCAGCGGACGCGTGACCATCGGTGGACGCAACGTCGAACGCCTCAATCCGTTCGTGCGCCTGCTCTTCCAGGAGGCCCGCCTGGTTCCCTGGCAGCGTGTCATCGAGAATGTCGGTATCGCACGCGGCCCAAACTGGCAGGAAACGGCGCGCCGCACGCTCGTCGACGTTGGCTTGGAAGGTCGCGAGAACGATTGGCCAACCGTGCTCTCCGGCGGCCAGCGACAGCGCGTGGCGCTCGCGCGGGCTCTTGTCAGCGAGCCGCAGATCCTACTGCTCGATGAACCCTTTGGTGCACTCGATGCGTTGACGCGCATCGAGATGCATCGCCTCCTCGAGCAGATCTGGGGCGACCGCAGGTTCACCACCGTCCTGATCACGCACGACGTTGCGGAAGCCGTCGCGCTTGCCGATCGCGTCGTCGTCCTGCGCGAGGGTGCGATCGCGCTCGATACAGATATCGATCTCGACCGTCCGCGGCGAGAACTCGCCGATCCGCTGGCCGTCGACCTCCAGCGGCGCATCCTAGAAGCGGTGTGA